From the Limanda limanda chromosome 2, fLimLim1.1, whole genome shotgun sequence genome, one window contains:
- the srd5a2a gene encoding 3-oxo-5-alpha-steroid 4-dehydrogenase 2a has protein sequence MQCVGGAVSGLSWSLLCGGSLLLWRQTRTRTAYGRYVSAESRCCPAALGWFLQELPSFLLPVLLLLLPGEPGPGDPGPGPGDPGPGPGRTLLLCTFTLHYFHRSFIYAFLTRGRPVPLETIVCAAIFCSLNGFLQGHHLLHCARFDDTWPTNARLAAGFFLFVVGLSINIHSDHILRSLRKPGEVVYRIPRGGMFEFVSGANFFGEIVEWCGYAVAGWSLPTFAFAFFTLCSIGPRAFHHHRDYQRRFEDYPRCRKALIPFLL, from the exons ATgcagtgtgtggggggggcagtgtcCGGCCTCAGCTGGTCCCTGCTCTGCGGGGGGTCTCTCCTCCTGTGGCGTCAGACCCGGACCCGGACGGCTTACGGCCGCTACGTGTCCGCGGAGAGCCGCTGCTGCCCGGCCGCGCTGGGCTGGTTCCTGCAGGAGCTTCCGTCCTTCCTGCtgccggtgctgctgctgctgctgcccggggAACCAGGTCCCGGGGATCCAGGACCCGGACCCGGGGATCCAGGACCCGGACCCGGAAGGACGCTGCTGCTCTGCACCTTCACGTTACATTACTTCCACAG GAGTTTTATTTACGCCTTCCTGACCAGGGGCCGGCCCGTCCCCCTGGAAACAATCGTCTGTGCCGCCATCTTCTGCTCGCTCAATGGCTTCCTGCAGGGACACCACCTGCTGCACTGCGCCCGCTTCGATGACACGTGGCCGACCAACGCTCGCCTGGCGGCAG gtttctttctgtttgtcgTTGGTCTGAGCATCAACATCCACAGCGACCACATCCTGCGCAGCCTCAGGAAACCTGGAGAGGTCGTGTACAGGATCCCACGCG GGGGCATGTTTGAGTTCGTGTCTGGGGCGAACTTCTTTGGCGAGATCGTGGAGTGGTGTGGTTACGCTGTGGCCGGCTGGTCTCTACCAACCTTCGCCTTTGCGTTCTTCACGTTGTGCTCCATCGGGCCTCGAGCGTTCCACCACCACAG agaCTACCAGCGGAGGTTCGAGGACTACCCTCGCTGCAGGAAAGCTCTGATCCCGTTCCTGCTGTGA